Proteins co-encoded in one Anabas testudineus chromosome 8, fAnaTes1.2, whole genome shotgun sequence genomic window:
- the si:dkeyp-69e1.8 gene encoding GTPase IMAP family member 9, with protein MSGAASRSELRLVVLGRTGAGKTSALCAILGLQDSEQGTDGGGLQECCKHEGEAAGRQVVVVSSPAWFGSGCNPEERRRHISSFIALSSPGPHAFLLCLPVNQPADEEAKALAVLQQLFGPPAVSRHTIVLFTHTEELEEDEQLEEYLVTWRKDLQELLEKCGSRYHTLEPRGGGAEDGRAVEELLEKVEEALRESGEPHLSCPLYQEAEERVRERQRELLRQRRGEEAPPEDFTQEELDGVRDQAERSIGDLNVDIDGVFPPTSVAPAPSFLRSLWELLTGWTKWLPTLVRRESLFGALVGLFVGGPFGGMVGATVGSVATEVGRRKTEKTK; from the exons atGTCTGGAGCCGCTTCACGGTCAG AGCTGAGGTTGGTGGTTCTGGGTCGGACCGGGGCAGGAAAGACATCCGCCCTCTGCGCCATCCTGGGCCTGCAAGACTCCGAGCAGGGCACAGACGGTGGAGGTCTACAGGAGTGCTGCAAACACGAAGGAGAAGCTGCAGGTAGACAG GTGGTCGTGGTCTCCAGTCCCGCCTGGTTCGGCTCAGGCTGTAACccggaggagaggaggaggcacaTCTCGTCCTTCATCGCCCTGTCCAGCCCCGGACCTCACGCCTTCCTGCTGTGCCTCCCTGTGAACCAGCCGGCGGATGAAGAGGCCAAGGCGCTggctgtgctgcagcagctgttcgGCCCCCCCGCGGTCAGCAGACACACCATCGTGCTCTTCACGCACacggaggagctggaggaggacgAGCAGCTGGAGGAGTACCTGGTGACCTGGCGCAAGGACctccaggagctgctggagaaatgCGGCAGCCGCTACCACACCCTGGAGCCCCGCGGTGGGGGGGCAGAGGACGGCAGAGCtgtggaggagctgctggagaaggtggaggaggcgCTGAGGGAGAGCGGGGAGCCGCACCTGAGCTGCCCCCTGTACCAGGAGGCGGAGGAGCGGGTCCgggagaggcagagggagctgctgaggcagaggagaggagaggaggcccCCCCAGAGGACTTCACCCAGGAGGAACTGGACGGGGTCCGGGACCAGGCCGAGAGGAGCATCGGCGACCTGAACGTGGACATCGACGGCGTCTTCCCCCCCACCAGTGTGGCCCCCGCTCCCTCGTTCCTCCGGAGCCTGTGGGAGCTGCTGACAGGGTGGACCAAGTGGCTGCCTACGCTGGTGAGGAGGGAGTCTCTGTTCGGGGCCCTGGTGGGCCTGTTTGTGGGGGGCCCGTTTGGAGGTATGGTGGGGGCCACGGTGGGATCAGTGGCTACTGAGGTGGGGAGAAGGAAAACTGAGAAAAcgaaatag
- the foxred2 gene encoding FAD-dependent oxidoreductase domain-containing protein 2 isoform X1, with protein MFLCVQQVMDHSLPCFILLILIGCVRTCLDKHNGTGHYDYCVLGAGPAGLQMGYFLSKAKRDYIILERSSGPGSFFNKFPRHRKLISINKIHTGRQNREFNLRHDWNSLLSDEPDLLFQRVSSEFYPPADAAPIYLSMFVKELGLRVRYGVDVGRIRGVQSATGRSYVLTDQHTSDYTCSVLLVATGLWVPQTVDFVGSDLVEGYESISTNPDDYKDQAVLILGKGNSAFETAQSILGKASRVHMLSSSPVRLAWQTHYVGDLRALNNELLDTYQLKSLDGLVEARLEKIVIALRKEQDKRRSGGKKSERKRKLYLTLNKYKQHQEGKNSSDVTGEELPGYHIDNFPTRKPYDRVIRCLGFRFNFSIFDSSACPPNSENAKGRLPAVTAWYEGKNTPGLFVLGTAAHSRDYRSSAGGFIHGFRYTVRAVHRVLEHRYHNNLWPTTKLLLTQLQSWILKRVGEASGPYQMFEVLGDVILLRGSHCEYLEEFPVQALPHFSSLSGHEVSSHGLLVLVMQYGKKKLDYLGRNRAETDWTKAWKSNFLHPVLYYYNRLPTEEEMKLRPHGWPLPRPKALHHMIEDFLTEWDGPISHVQPLRRFLEHCVQTDLRTFYAESCFRSSLTHIKPPLFCQQGYLKQQGVADGSELSRHIRTTGLIPTEHRAGTSRDDPAFPNYLAQAGASMSSGLKLDF; from the exons atgtttctgtgtgtccaGCAGGTTATGGATCACAGCCTTCCTTGTTTCATCCTTTTGATCCTGATCGGCTGTGTCAGAACTTGTCTTGACAAGCACAATGGCACCGGCCACTATGATTACTGTGTGCTGGGAGCTGGGCCTGCAGGGCTGCAGATGGGATATTTCCTCTCCAAGGCCAAAAGAGACTACATCATCTTGGAGAGGAGCTCGGGACCAGGCAGCTTCTTCAACAA GTTTCCCAGGCACAGGAAGCTCATCAGCATTAACAAGATCCACACAGGAAGGCAGAACCGAGAGTTCAACCTGCGCCATGACTGGAACTCGCTGCTGAGCGATGAACCTGATCTCCTGTTCCAGAGAGTGAGCAGCGAGTTCTACCCCCCAGCCGATGCTGCCCCCATCTACCTGTCCATGTTTGTGAAGGAGCTCGGGTTGAGGGTCCGCTACGGCGTGGACGTCGGACGGATCCGGGGAGTGCAGTCCGCCACCGGCAGGAGCTACGTCCTGACTGATCAACACACGTCAGACTACACATGCAG tgTCCTCCTGGTAGCCACAGGTTTGTGGGTCCCTCAGACGGTAGACTTTGTCGGTTCTGACCTGGTTGAGGGCTATGAGTCCATCTCCACGAATCCTGACGACTACAAGGACCAGGCCGTTCTTATCCTGGGAAAGGGGAACTCTGCTTTCGAAACAGCCCAGAGCATCTTAGGAAAAGCAAGTCGCGTGCACATGCTCAGTTCGAGCCCAGTCCGACTGGCTTGGCAGACGCACTATGTTGGAGATCTGAG agcTTTGAATAACGAGCTGCTGGACACCTACCAGCTGAAGTCACTTGACGGGTTGGTGGAAGCACGACTGGAGAAAATAGTCATCGCTCTACGAAAAGAGCAAGACAAGAGGAGATCAGGTGGAAAGAAGAGcgagagaaaaaggaaactgtaCCTGACGTTGAACAAGTACAAACAACACCAGGAAGGTAAGAACAGCTCTGATGTCACGGGAGAAGAGCTGCCAGGGTATCACATCGACAACTTCCCCACACGGAAACCCTACGACCGAGTGATCCGATGCCTCGGATTCAGATTCAACTTCAGCATATTTGACAG CTCCGCCTGCCCACCAAACAGTGAAAATGCCAAAGGCAGGTTGCCGGCCGTGACGGCCTGGTATGAAGGGAAGAACACCCCCGGCCTGTTCGTGTTGGGGACAGCTGCTCACTCCAGAGACTACCGCTCCTCTGCTGGTGGCTTCATCCATGGCTTCCGTTACACAG TGCGAGCTGTACATCGTGTCCTTGAACATCGTTACCACAACAACCTGTGGCCAACGACAAAACTGTTGTTGACACAGCTCCAGTCCTGGATCCTGAAGCGGGTCGGCGAGGCCTCTGGGCCGTACCAGATGTTTGAGGTGCTCGGGGATGTGATACTTCTCAGAGG TTCTCACTGTGAATACCTGGAAGAGTTTCCAGTCCAGGCTTTGCCtcacttctcttctctgtcgGGCCACGAGGTCTCCAGTCATGGACTGCTGGTTCTAGTCATGCAGTATGGGAAGAAGAAGCTCGACTACCTGGGGCGGAACAGGGCAGAAACAGACTGGACCAAAGCTTGGAAATCCAACTTTCTGCACCCTGTGTTATATTATTACAACAGACTTCCTACTG aggaagaaatgaagCTCCGTCCTCATGGCTGGCCGTTACCAAGGCCCAAGGCCCTGCACCACATGATTGAGGACTTCCTCACAGAATGGGACGGTCCCATATCTCACGTCCAGCCTCTGCGCCGCTTCCTTGAGCACTGTGTCCAGACCGACCTCAGGACCTTTTATGCTG AATCATGTTTCCGTTCATCTCTAACTCACATCAAGCCGCCGCTGTTCTGCCAGCAAGGATACTTGAAGCAGCAGGGTGTTGCTGACGGCAGCGAGCTGTCTCGGCACATTCGCACTACTGGACTGATCCCGACCGAGCACCGTGCTGGAACGTCAAGGGATGACCCTGCGTTTCCTAACTACCTGGCACAAGCTGGAGCCTCCATGTCTTCAGGACTGAAACTTGACTTCTGA
- the foxred2 gene encoding FAD-dependent oxidoreductase domain-containing protein 2 isoform X2 has protein sequence MDHSLPCFILLILIGCVRTCLDKHNGTGHYDYCVLGAGPAGLQMGYFLSKAKRDYIILERSSGPGSFFNKFPRHRKLISINKIHTGRQNREFNLRHDWNSLLSDEPDLLFQRVSSEFYPPADAAPIYLSMFVKELGLRVRYGVDVGRIRGVQSATGRSYVLTDQHTSDYTCSVLLVATGLWVPQTVDFVGSDLVEGYESISTNPDDYKDQAVLILGKGNSAFETAQSILGKASRVHMLSSSPVRLAWQTHYVGDLRALNNELLDTYQLKSLDGLVEARLEKIVIALRKEQDKRRSGGKKSERKRKLYLTLNKYKQHQEGKNSSDVTGEELPGYHIDNFPTRKPYDRVIRCLGFRFNFSIFDSSACPPNSENAKGRLPAVTAWYEGKNTPGLFVLGTAAHSRDYRSSAGGFIHGFRYTVRAVHRVLEHRYHNNLWPTTKLLLTQLQSWILKRVGEASGPYQMFEVLGDVILLRGSHCEYLEEFPVQALPHFSSLSGHEVSSHGLLVLVMQYGKKKLDYLGRNRAETDWTKAWKSNFLHPVLYYYNRLPTEEEMKLRPHGWPLPRPKALHHMIEDFLTEWDGPISHVQPLRRFLEHCVQTDLRTFYAESCFRSSLTHIKPPLFCQQGYLKQQGVADGSELSRHIRTTGLIPTEHRAGTSRDDPAFPNYLAQAGASMSSGLKLDF, from the exons ATGGATCACAGCCTTCCTTGTTTCATCCTTTTGATCCTGATCGGCTGTGTCAGAACTTGTCTTGACAAGCACAATGGCACCGGCCACTATGATTACTGTGTGCTGGGAGCTGGGCCTGCAGGGCTGCAGATGGGATATTTCCTCTCCAAGGCCAAAAGAGACTACATCATCTTGGAGAGGAGCTCGGGACCAGGCAGCTTCTTCAACAA GTTTCCCAGGCACAGGAAGCTCATCAGCATTAACAAGATCCACACAGGAAGGCAGAACCGAGAGTTCAACCTGCGCCATGACTGGAACTCGCTGCTGAGCGATGAACCTGATCTCCTGTTCCAGAGAGTGAGCAGCGAGTTCTACCCCCCAGCCGATGCTGCCCCCATCTACCTGTCCATGTTTGTGAAGGAGCTCGGGTTGAGGGTCCGCTACGGCGTGGACGTCGGACGGATCCGGGGAGTGCAGTCCGCCACCGGCAGGAGCTACGTCCTGACTGATCAACACACGTCAGACTACACATGCAG tgTCCTCCTGGTAGCCACAGGTTTGTGGGTCCCTCAGACGGTAGACTTTGTCGGTTCTGACCTGGTTGAGGGCTATGAGTCCATCTCCACGAATCCTGACGACTACAAGGACCAGGCCGTTCTTATCCTGGGAAAGGGGAACTCTGCTTTCGAAACAGCCCAGAGCATCTTAGGAAAAGCAAGTCGCGTGCACATGCTCAGTTCGAGCCCAGTCCGACTGGCTTGGCAGACGCACTATGTTGGAGATCTGAG agcTTTGAATAACGAGCTGCTGGACACCTACCAGCTGAAGTCACTTGACGGGTTGGTGGAAGCACGACTGGAGAAAATAGTCATCGCTCTACGAAAAGAGCAAGACAAGAGGAGATCAGGTGGAAAGAAGAGcgagagaaaaaggaaactgtaCCTGACGTTGAACAAGTACAAACAACACCAGGAAGGTAAGAACAGCTCTGATGTCACGGGAGAAGAGCTGCCAGGGTATCACATCGACAACTTCCCCACACGGAAACCCTACGACCGAGTGATCCGATGCCTCGGATTCAGATTCAACTTCAGCATATTTGACAG CTCCGCCTGCCCACCAAACAGTGAAAATGCCAAAGGCAGGTTGCCGGCCGTGACGGCCTGGTATGAAGGGAAGAACACCCCCGGCCTGTTCGTGTTGGGGACAGCTGCTCACTCCAGAGACTACCGCTCCTCTGCTGGTGGCTTCATCCATGGCTTCCGTTACACAG TGCGAGCTGTACATCGTGTCCTTGAACATCGTTACCACAACAACCTGTGGCCAACGACAAAACTGTTGTTGACACAGCTCCAGTCCTGGATCCTGAAGCGGGTCGGCGAGGCCTCTGGGCCGTACCAGATGTTTGAGGTGCTCGGGGATGTGATACTTCTCAGAGG TTCTCACTGTGAATACCTGGAAGAGTTTCCAGTCCAGGCTTTGCCtcacttctcttctctgtcgGGCCACGAGGTCTCCAGTCATGGACTGCTGGTTCTAGTCATGCAGTATGGGAAGAAGAAGCTCGACTACCTGGGGCGGAACAGGGCAGAAACAGACTGGACCAAAGCTTGGAAATCCAACTTTCTGCACCCTGTGTTATATTATTACAACAGACTTCCTACTG aggaagaaatgaagCTCCGTCCTCATGGCTGGCCGTTACCAAGGCCCAAGGCCCTGCACCACATGATTGAGGACTTCCTCACAGAATGGGACGGTCCCATATCTCACGTCCAGCCTCTGCGCCGCTTCCTTGAGCACTGTGTCCAGACCGACCTCAGGACCTTTTATGCTG AATCATGTTTCCGTTCATCTCTAACTCACATCAAGCCGCCGCTGTTCTGCCAGCAAGGATACTTGAAGCAGCAGGGTGTTGCTGACGGCAGCGAGCTGTCTCGGCACATTCGCACTACTGGACTGATCCCGACCGAGCACCGTGCTGGAACGTCAAGGGATGACCCTGCGTTTCCTAACTACCTGGCACAAGCTGGAGCCTCCATGTCTTCAGGACTGAAACTTGACTTCTGA
- the hmgxb4a gene encoding HMG domain-containing protein 4a: MAFEEIQSKGGMDMGMEGEIGLVAGRSQREKRRSYKDLLREEEEIAAQVRKSSKKRPKDAELFMLGGDSHKKKKKHSDEYYYRDHEGSGPPPHKKKHKSADRSPPLSSPSSSTDTAMGLLQAITSPLATGSDPSPHMHKKPSYPSFSSHSSKDRKREGSSTGGSKGSHSFSHSRPPSSSSSSSKKHSSSSSKSSLFHGGAPKEEPLTLREADGLKMKLIMSPEKEEGESFPFTPHSSKGGMKKEKDRDRMQLAKSPKKKQLQQQQSRDPLPVVGKEVEVEGHYGGGMGDDSLSSGGELEAGELVIDDSYTHLSKKKKKSKKSKKKKDKEKDRDKDKSGKDKKHSKGFGDSSRGHSHSHPTVSHSAVGPMYAMGTPIPPHHHQSSDGVSEKKKKKEEKDREKHDKDKEKPKKKNTTAYQVFCKEYRVNINAEQPGLVFGELSKKLAEVWKAMPEKDKLVWRQKAQYLQHKQNKAEATTVKHKSSSESKSKVVATGAGMVSPNRTPGTMSLSPARVPDVDPIDAAAHLQLLGESLSLIGHRLQETEGMVAVSGSLSVLLDSILCALGPLTCLTAQIPQLNGCPRNVLSNTLDNIAYIMPGL; this comes from the exons ATGGCTTTTGAGGAGATCCAGAGTAAAGGAGGAATGG ACATGGGGATGGAAGGAGAAATCGGCCTCGTAGCAGGTCGtagccagagagagaagaggaggtcGTACAAAGATCTGctcagagaagaggaggagattgCTGCTCAGGTCCGCAAGTCTTCCAAGAAACGACCTAAG GATGCAGAACTTTTCATGCTGGGAGGGGACTctcacaaaaagaagaagaaacacagtgatgaGTACTACTACAGAG ACCATGAAGGTTCAGGTCCACCTCCCCACAAGAAAAAGCACAAGTCTGCAGACCGCTCCCCCCCTCTGTCGTCCCCATCGTCCTCAACGGATACAGCAATGGGCCTCCTGCAGGCGATCACCTCTCCTCTGGCCACGGGTTCAGACCCCAGTCCCCACATGCACAAGAAGCCCTCCTAcccctctttctcctcacacTCCTCCAAGGACCGTAAACGTGAGGGCAGCAGCACTGGTGGAAGCAAAGGGAGCCACTCCTTCTCTCACTCCCGCCCtccatcttcatcctcatcttcatccaAGAAGCACTCTTCGTCTTCCTCAAAATCATCATTGTTCCATGGTGGAGCTCCCAAAGAGGAGCCCCTGACGTTACGAGAGGCCGACGGGCTGAAGATGAAGCTCATCATGTCaccagagaaagaggaaggagagagctTCCCGTTCACACCACACTCTTCCAAAGGAGGcatgaagaaggagaaggacagagacaggATGCAGCTCGCAAAGTCACCGAAgaagaagcagctgcagcagcagcagagtcgAGATCCACTGCCTGTAGTGGGgaaagaggtggaggtggaag GTCATTATGGAGGTGGCATGGGAGATGATAGCTTGTCCTCTGGAGGTGAACTGGAGGCAGGTGAACTGGTTATAGATGATTCATACACACATCTgtcaaaaaagaagaagaagagcaagaaaagcaagaaaaagaaggacaaggaaaaagacagagacaaggaTAAAAGTGGAAAGGACAAGAAGCACAGTAAAGGATTCGGAG ACTCATCAAGGGGGCACAGCCACTCCCACCCCACTGTCAGTCACAGTGCTGTCGGACCAATGTACGCCATGGGCACACCCATCCCTCCACACCACCATCAGTCCAGTGACGGAgtgtcagagaagaagaagaagaaagaggagaaggatCGGGAGAAGCatgacaaagataaagaaaag cccaagaagaagaacacaacAGCATATCAAGTCTTTTGTAAAGAGTACAGAGTCAACATAAATGCAGAACAGCCAGGACTAG TCTTTGGGGAGCTAAGCAAAAAGTTGGCAGAGGTGTGGAAGGCGATGCCTGAGAAAGACAAACTA GTTTGGAGGCAGAAAGCTCAGTatctgcagcacaaacagaacaagGCTGAGGCGACAACAGTCAAGCACAAGAGCTCCAGTGAGAGCAAAAGCAAAG TCGTAGCAACGGGAGCAGGGATGGTGTCACCGAACAGAACTCCCGGCACTATGTCCCTGTCTCCAGCACGAGTCCCAGATGTGGATCCAATCGATGCTGCAGCTCACCTGCAGCTGCTTGGAGAATCCCTGTCTCTGATTGGGCATCGGCTACAGGAAACAGAG GGGATGGTTGCAGTGTCCGGGAGTCTGTCTGTACTTCTGGACTCCATCCTGTGTGCGCTAGGACCGCTGACCTGTCTCACAGCACAGATACCGCAGTTAAACGGATGTCCTCGAAACGTCCTG tCAAACACGTTGGACAACATCGCCTACATCATGCCTGGACTGTGA
- the ankrd54 gene encoding ankyrin repeat domain-containing protein 54: MSRWSMDGWSPIVAAASDNDRSSSEGEYMLEPGPDEETGEAADRVQRGCMDRTDDGGSAAVGFGISGTGEGKVVLGRLGQRDDQELRYLHLLWEPGRAEIGGGGVAASTPGKVTGSRARRHHRAARNLGPVGKDVYAGKRLREAANSNDIDTVRRLLLDDIDPCAADDKGRTALHFSSCNGNESIVQLLLSYGADPNQRDSLGNTPLHLAACTNHVPVITTLLRGGARVDALDRAGRTPLHLARSKLNILQEGESRSLETLRGEVTQIIQMLREYLNLMGQSEAKERLEHISIQLQHTRTKEQVDEVTDLLASFTSLSLQKQNLGDR, translated from the exons ATGTCACGGTGGAGCATGGACGGATGGAGCCCGATCGTTGCTGCAGCCTCGGACAATGACCGATCCAGCTCCGAGGGGGAGTACATGCTGGAGCCCGGACCCGACGAGGAGACCGGGGAGGCGGCGGACAGGGTGCAGCGGGGCTGCATGGACCGGACAGACGACGGGGGGAGCGCTGCTGTCGGGTTCGGGATTAGTGGCACTGGGGAGGGCAAAGTGGTGCTGGGGAGACTGGGACAGAGAGACGACCAGGAGCTCCGGTACCTGCACTTGTTGTGGGAGCCGGGGCGAGCAGAGATCGGCGGCGGTGGGGTGGCGGCGAGCACGCCGGGGAAGGTGACAGGGAGCCGGGCGAGGCGACACCACCGAGCCGCGCGGAACCTCGGTCCTGTCGGAAAAGATGTTTACG CTGGAAAAAGACTGAGGGAGGCAGCGAACAGTAATGACATCGACACAG TCCGGAGGCTCCTACTGGATGACATAGACCCCTGTGCAGCGGATGACAAGGGAAGAACAGCCCTCCACTTCTCTTCCTGCAATGGCAACGAGAGCATCG TGCAGCTACTGCTGAGCTACGGCGCTGACCCCAACCAGCGAGACAGTCTGGGAAATACCCCCCTCCATCTGG cgGCCTGCACCAACCATGTGCCTGTAATCACCACATTGCTGAGAGGAG gAGCCCGTGTGGACGCCCTCGACCGAGCAGGCAGGACCCCGCTGCATCTTGCACGCTCCAAACTCAATATCCTGCAGGAGGGAGAGTCTCGCAGCTTAGAAACCCTGAGAGGGGAAGTCACACAG ATTATTCAGATGTTGAGGGAATACCTGAACCTAATGGGCCAGAGTGAGGCTAAAGAAAGGCTGGAACACATTTCGatccagctgcagcacacacgCACCAAAGAGCAG GTGGATGAGGTGACGGATTTATTGGCCAGTTTCACATCACTCAGTCTACAGAAACAGAATTTGGGGGACAGGTAG